Proteins encoded together in one Dechloromonas sp. HYN0024 window:
- the rpoD gene encoding RNA polymerase sigma factor RpoD → MAKAKDPVKEAPKARTSKAKEKAAEKALLQGQMAETPEPLDAEARKMRLKALIKLGKERGYLTYAEINDHLPDDVVDAESIEAIISTFSEMSIQVFDEAPAAEDLLMSDTAAVAADDEEVEAQAEQALSTVDSEFGRTTDPVRMYMREMGTVELLTREGEIEIAKRIEEGLKHMIQAISACPTTITDILDMAAKVETDEMRIDELVDGLIDPNATEVVAAAPEMPEAEEEDEDDEGEDEEGGAAGAASASLLQLKTDALERFKTIKGIHAKMQKLLSSKGPHDKAYLKLQQQISDELLNIRFTSRSIERLCDSVRGMVEQVRGSERKIQQICVERVKMPRPHFIQSFPGKETTLEWVDGEIAAAPKTYLAILTRCAPDIKEEQKKLIALQDRIGIPLKDLKDINKQMSTGEAKARRAKREMTEANLRLVISIAKKYTNRGLQFLDLIQEGNIGLMKAVDKFEYRRGYKFSTYATWWIRQAITRSIADQARTIRIPVHMIETINKMNRISRQILQETGLEPDPATLAKKMDMPEDKIRKIMKISKEPISMETPIGDDDDSHLGDFIEDQLTLAPADAAMYSSLRGVTKEILDTLTTREAKVLRMRFGIEMNTDHTLEEVGKQFDVTRERIRQIEAKALRKLRHPTRSDKLRSFLDQNGN, encoded by the coding sequence ATGGCTAAGGCAAAAGACCCCGTCAAGGAAGCCCCGAAGGCTCGCACCAGCAAGGCCAAGGAAAAGGCAGCCGAAAAGGCGCTACTGCAAGGCCAGATGGCAGAAACGCCGGAACCCCTTGATGCCGAAGCGCGCAAGATGCGTCTCAAGGCCCTGATCAAGCTGGGCAAGGAGCGTGGCTACCTGACCTACGCCGAAATCAACGACCACCTGCCGGACGACGTCGTCGACGCGGAAAGTATCGAAGCGATCATTTCCACCTTCAGCGAAATGAGCATCCAGGTTTTCGACGAAGCCCCGGCTGCCGAAGACCTGCTGATGTCGGACACCGCCGCCGTTGCCGCCGACGACGAAGAAGTCGAAGCGCAGGCCGAGCAGGCGCTGTCCACCGTCGACTCCGAATTTGGCCGGACGACCGACCCGGTGCGCATGTACATGCGCGAAATGGGCACGGTTGAACTCCTCACCCGCGAAGGCGAAATCGAGATCGCCAAGCGTATCGAGGAAGGCCTGAAGCACATGATCCAGGCGATCTCCGCCTGCCCGACGACGATCACCGACATCCTCGACATGGCCGCCAAGGTCGAGACTGACGAAATGCGCATCGACGAACTGGTCGACGGCCTGATCGATCCGAACGCCACCGAAGTGGTTGCCGCCGCCCCGGAAATGCCGGAAGCCGAGGAAGAGGACGAGGATGACGAGGGCGAAGATGAAGAGGGTGGCGCTGCCGGCGCAGCCTCCGCTTCGCTGCTCCAACTTAAGACCGACGCCCTGGAGCGCTTCAAGACCATCAAGGGCATTCATGCCAAGATGCAGAAGCTGCTCTCAAGCAAGGGTCCGCACGACAAGGCCTACCTCAAGCTGCAACAGCAGATTTCCGACGAGCTGCTCAATATTCGCTTCACCTCGCGCTCCATCGAGCGCCTGTGCGACAGCGTACGTGGCATGGTCGAACAGGTCCGTGGCTCCGAGCGCAAGATTCAGCAAATCTGTGTCGAACGCGTCAAGATGCCGCGTCCGCACTTCATCCAGTCCTTCCCCGGCAAGGAAACGACGCTGGAATGGGTCGATGGCGAAATCGCCGCCGCGCCCAAGACCTACCTCGCCATCCTGACCCGCTGCGCGCCGGACATCAAGGAAGAGCAGAAGAAGCTGATCGCCCTCCAGGATCGCATCGGCATTCCGCTCAAGGATCTCAAGGACATCAACAAGCAGATGTCGACCGGCGAAGCCAAGGCCCGTCGCGCCAAACGCGAAATGACCGAAGCCAACCTGCGTCTCGTCATCTCCATCGCCAAGAAATACACCAACCGCGGCCTGCAGTTCCTCGACCTCATCCAGGAAGGCAACATCGGCCTCATGAAGGCCGTGGACAAGTTCGAATACCGCCGTGGCTACAAGTTCTCCACCTACGCCACGTGGTGGATCCGTCAGGCCATCACCCGCTCCATCGCCGACCAGGCGCGGACCATCCGCATCCCGGTTCACATGATCGAAACGATCAACAAGATGAACCGGATCAGCCGCCAGATCCTGCAGGAAACCGGCCTCGAGCCGGATCCCGCCACCCTGGCCAAGAAGATGGACATGCCGGAAGACAAGATCCGCAAGATCATGAAGATTTCCAAGGAGCCGATCTCCATGGAAACCCCGATCGGCGACGACGACGACTCTCACCTCGGCGACTTCATTGAAGACCAGCTCACCCTGGCCCCGGCCGATGCCGCCATGTACTCCAGCCTGCGCGGCGTCACAAAGGAAATTCTCGACACCCTGACGACGAGGGAAGCCAAGGTCCTGCGCATGCGCTTCGGTATCGAAATGAACACCGATCACACGCTGGAAGAAGTCGGCAAGCAGTTCGACGTCACCCGCGAGCGCATTCGACAGATAGAAGCCAAGGCGCTGCGCAAGCTGCGTCACCCGACACGCTCCGACAAGCTGCGCAGCTTCCTGGACCAGAACGGCAACTAA
- a CDS encoding methylated-DNA--[protein]-cysteine S-methyltransferase, translating into MKTNAYQAIVAAPGFALGIQCSDDEITHIDFLEPRPALAPASPLAAEAVRQIEAYLADPDFTFGLPLRQAGTTFQRRVWAQISAIPNGRTNTYGEVAKFLNNAPRAVGQACGANPYPVVVPCHRVVATGGGLGGFARERGGFLLDVKRWLLTHESRCTS; encoded by the coding sequence ATGAAGACCAACGCCTATCAAGCCATCGTCGCCGCCCCCGGCTTTGCCCTCGGCATTCAGTGCAGCGATGACGAAATTACCCACATCGACTTTCTTGAGCCACGCCCGGCGTTAGCCCCCGCTTCGCCGCTGGCGGCCGAGGCCGTGCGCCAGATCGAGGCCTATCTCGCCGATCCCGACTTCACCTTCGGGCTGCCCCTGCGGCAGGCCGGCACCACTTTCCAGCGCCGCGTCTGGGCGCAGATTTCGGCTATCCCGAATGGCCGTACGAACACCTATGGCGAAGTGGCAAAGTTTCTCAATAACGCGCCACGGGCGGTCGGCCAGGCTTGCGGCGCCAATCCTTACCCGGTCGTGGTGCCCTGCCATCGTGTCGTTGCCACCGGGGGCGGGCTGGGTGGCTTTGCCCGCGAGCGCGGCGGCTTCCTGCTTGATGTCAAACGCTGGCTGCTGACGCATGAATCCCGCTGCACCAGCTGA
- a CDS encoding acyl-CoA dehydrogenase, whose product MAKAAFDWADPFRLDSQLAADERLVRDAARQFAQKALQPRIRDAFRNEHTDPAIFREMGAMGLLGATLPPQYGGAGLNYVSYGLIAREVEYVDSGYRSMLSVQSSLVMLPIFAFGSEAQKEKYLPGLGQGKLIGCFGLTEPDSGSDPGSLSTRARAVPGGWKLSGSKMWITNAPIADVFVVWAKDDESIIRGFILDRGMAGLSAPVIHGKVGLRASITGEIVMDEVFVPAENLLPGVTGLKGPFTCLNAARYGISWGALGAAEACWHTARQYTLERKQFDRPLAANQLIQKKLVDMQTEITLGLQSVLRLGRMMDDGSACPENVSMLKRNSCGKALDIARTARDMLGGNGISDDFGVIRHVVNLEVVNTYEGTHDIHALILGRAQTGIAAF is encoded by the coding sequence GTGGCTAAGGCCGCCTTCGACTGGGCCGACCCTTTCCGGCTCGACAGCCAGCTGGCCGCCGATGAACGGCTAGTCCGTGACGCGGCCCGGCAATTCGCCCAGAAAGCATTGCAGCCGCGCATTCGCGATGCCTTCCGCAACGAGCACACCGACCCGGCCATTTTCCGCGAGATGGGTGCCATGGGCCTGCTCGGTGCCACCCTGCCGCCACAATACGGTGGCGCCGGGCTCAACTATGTCTCGTATGGCCTGATCGCCCGCGAGGTCGAGTACGTCGACTCGGGCTACCGTTCGATGCTCAGTGTGCAGTCCTCGCTGGTCATGCTGCCGATCTTTGCTTTCGGCTCCGAGGCACAAAAAGAGAAATACCTCCCCGGCCTCGGCCAGGGCAAGCTGATCGGCTGTTTCGGTCTGACCGAACCGGACTCCGGCTCCGACCCCGGCAGCCTGAGCACCCGCGCCCGCGCCGTACCCGGTGGCTGGAAGCTGTCCGGCAGCAAGATGTGGATCACCAACGCGCCGATTGCCGATGTCTTTGTCGTCTGGGCCAAGGATGATGAAAGCATCATTCGCGGCTTCATTCTCGACCGCGGCATGGCCGGGTTAAGCGCGCCGGTCATCCACGGCAAGGTCGGCCTGCGCGCCTCGATTACCGGCGAGATCGTCATGGACGAGGTTTTCGTCCCGGCGGAAAACCTGCTGCCCGGCGTGACCGGCCTGAAAGGCCCGTTCACCTGTCTGAACGCGGCCCGCTACGGCATTTCATGGGGCGCTTTGGGTGCCGCCGAGGCCTGCTGGCACACGGCCCGCCAATACACTCTGGAGCGCAAGCAGTTCGACCGCCCGCTGGCCGCCAACCAGCTGATCCAGAAAAAGCTGGTCGACATGCAGACCGAAATCACCCTCGGCCTCCAGAGCGTGCTACGTCTCGGCCGCATGATGGACGACGGCAGCGCCTGTCCGGAAAACGTCTCGATGCTCAAGCGCAACTCCTGCGGCAAGGCCCTCGACATCGCCCGAACCGCCCGCGACATGCTCGGCGGTAACGGCATTTCCGACGACTTCGGCGTCATCCGCCATGTCGTCAATCTGGAAGTGGTCAACACCTACGAAGGCACGCACGACATCCACGCGCTGATTCTTGGCCGGGCTCAGACCGGGATTGCGGCATTCTGA
- the plsY gene encoding glycerol-3-phosphate 1-O-acyltransferase PlsY: MQIALALVAAYLLGSVPFAMISSKIFGLADPRSYGSGNPGATNVLRSGNKKAALVTLIGDALKGWVAVFAAEQMGFSSTVVGLVALAVFLGHLYPIFLKFKGGKGVATAAGVIIALDPLLGLAVAGTWLFMAFAFRYSSLAAVVAAGMAPVFSVLMHGGNGQALIVGILGMALIGKHWQNIQRLLAGQESKIGGKKKA; the protein is encoded by the coding sequence ATGCAAATAGCCCTCGCCCTTGTTGCCGCCTACCTGCTCGGCTCTGTTCCCTTCGCCATGATTTCGTCAAAGATTTTCGGCCTGGCAGATCCGCGCAGCTACGGCTCGGGCAACCCCGGCGCCACCAACGTTCTGCGCAGTGGTAACAAGAAGGCCGCGCTGGTCACGTTGATCGGTGATGCGCTCAAAGGCTGGGTCGCTGTTTTTGCCGCTGAGCAGATGGGCTTTTCCAGCACCGTCGTCGGCCTCGTTGCACTGGCCGTATTTCTCGGCCACCTCTACCCGATTTTCCTCAAGTTCAAGGGCGGCAAAGGTGTTGCTACCGCTGCCGGCGTGATCATCGCGCTCGACCCGCTGCTCGGCCTGGCTGTCGCTGGCACCTGGCTGTTCATGGCCTTTGCTTTCCGTTACTCATCGCTGGCTGCTGTCGTTGCCGCGGGTATGGCTCCGGTCTTTTCCGTCCTGATGCATGGCGGCAATGGTCAGGCCCTCATCGTCGGCATCCTCGGCATGGCCCTGATAGGCAAGCATTGGCAGAACATCCAGCGACTCTTGGCCGGCCAGGAGTCGAAGATCGGCGGCAAGAAGAAAGCCTGA
- the rpsU gene encoding 30S ribosomal protein S21: protein MPNIRVKENEPFEVAIRRFKRTVEKTGLLTELRAREFYEKPTAERKRKAAAAVKRQHKRLRSLTLPPKLF, encoded by the coding sequence ATGCCGAACATTCGTGTCAAGGAAAATGAGCCGTTCGAAGTTGCTATCCGCCGCTTCAAGCGCACGGTCGAAAAGACTGGTTTGCTGACCGAGCTGCGTGCCCGTGAGTTTTACGAAAAGCCCACCGCCGAACGCAAGCGTAAGGCTGCCGCTGCTGTCAAACGCCAGCACAAGCGCCTCCGTAGCCTGACCCTGCCGCCGAAACTTTTCTAA
- a CDS encoding GatB/YqeY domain-containing protein has translation MSLKARITEDMKTAMKAKETAKLNAIRLLLAALKQKEVDERIELDDNAVIAVIEKLTKQRKDSVTQYEAAGRQELADAEKFEIAVLAVYLPEKMSAADTVAAVAAAVAETGAKGPADMGKLMAVLKPRLAGKADMAEVSKLVKAALAG, from the coding sequence ATGAGCCTCAAAGCACGCATCACCGAAGACATGAAAACGGCCATGAAGGCCAAAGAGACCGCCAAGCTGAACGCGATTCGTCTGCTGCTCGCGGCGCTCAAGCAGAAGGAAGTTGACGAGCGGATCGAACTCGATGACAACGCCGTCATCGCCGTTATCGAGAAGCTGACCAAGCAGCGCAAGGACAGCGTCACCCAGTACGAAGCCGCCGGGCGCCAGGAGCTGGCCGATGCCGAAAAATTCGAAATCGCCGTCCTCGCCGTCTACCTGCCGGAAAAAATGAGCGCCGCCGATACGGTTGCCGCCGTCGCAGCGGCCGTTGCCGAAACTGGCGCCAAGGGCCCGGCCGACATGGGCAAGCTGATGGCCGTCCTCAAGCCACGACTGGCCGGCAAGGCCGACATGGCGGAAGTCTCGAAACTGGTCAAGGCTGCGCTGGCTGGTTAA
- the tsaD gene encoding tRNA (adenosine(37)-N6)-threonylcarbamoyltransferase complex transferase subunit TsaD, whose product MLVLGIESSCDETGIALYDSEAGLLSHALHSQVVMHAEYGGVVPELASRDHIRRVVPLLRETLAQGGRRLDDVDAVAYTRGPGLAGALLVGCAFAEALALAIDKPTIPVHHLEGHLLSPLLSSTPPSFPFVALLVSGGHTQLMRVTAVGEYELLGETLDDAAGEAFDKSAKLLGLPYPGGALLSKLAEQGNSGVYELPRPMLHSGDLSFSFSGLKTAVLTLVREHADAMSDEFKADAARAFQEAIVEVLVKKSLKAMKQTGLKQLVVAGGVGANRQLRATLDDEARRKHFRVYYPELEFCTDNGAMIALAGCLRLQAGTPAKAAGSFAIQPRWPLSDLLR is encoded by the coding sequence ATGTTAGTTCTTGGCATCGAATCCTCCTGCGACGAAACCGGTATTGCGCTCTACGACAGCGAAGCCGGTCTGTTATCCCATGCCCTGCATTCGCAGGTGGTGATGCATGCCGAGTACGGCGGCGTCGTCCCCGAACTCGCTTCGCGCGATCACATCCGGCGTGTCGTGCCGCTGTTGCGCGAGACCCTGGCTCAAGGGGGGCGCCGCCTGGACGATGTCGATGCGGTTGCCTACACGCGCGGCCCCGGCCTCGCCGGCGCGCTCCTTGTCGGCTGTGCCTTTGCCGAGGCGCTGGCACTGGCCATCGACAAGCCGACCATCCCGGTCCATCACCTTGAGGGGCATCTGCTATCGCCGTTGTTGTCGTCGACGCCGCCGAGCTTTCCGTTCGTTGCGCTACTCGTCTCGGGCGGGCATACCCAACTGATGCGGGTTACCGCCGTCGGCGAGTACGAATTGCTGGGCGAAACGCTCGACGATGCAGCCGGCGAAGCCTTCGACAAGAGCGCCAAATTGCTCGGCCTGCCCTATCCGGGTGGCGCGCTCCTGTCGAAACTGGCCGAGCAGGGAAATTCAGGTGTTTACGAACTGCCTCGCCCGATGCTGCATTCCGGCGACCTGAGTTTCAGTTTTTCCGGCTTGAAGACAGCGGTGCTGACGCTGGTCCGCGAACACGCCGATGCCATGAGCGACGAATTCAAGGCCGATGCGGCGCGGGCCTTTCAGGAAGCCATTGTTGAGGTGCTGGTCAAGAAGTCGCTGAAGGCGATGAAGCAGACCGGCCTCAAACAACTGGTTGTGGCTGGCGGCGTCGGGGCCAACCGCCAACTGCGGGCGACTCTCGATGATGAGGCCAGACGCAAGCACTTCCGTGTCTATTATCCGGAACTTGAATTCTGCACCGACAACGGGGCGATGATTGCCCTGGCCGGCTGCCTGCGCTTGCAGGCCGGCACCCCGGCCAAGGCGGCGGGCAGTTTTGCCATCCAGCCGCGCTGGCCCTTGAGCGATCTGTTGCGCTGA
- the xerD gene encoding site-specific tyrosine recombinase XerD: protein MNPAAPADLAEIDHFCDALWLEDGLAKATLNSYRSDLGRLALWLANNAHEPLLDLRETTLTGFIAHLSKQTRASSQARYLSTLRRFYRWQLGRGRIVTDPTLKLANPSRPSRLPKVMSEKQVEALLDAPDLDTPLGRRDRAMLETLYATGLRVSELVGLRLHEVSLADGVLRALGKGSKERLVPLGQIAIDWIQRYLDETRPEILNGQQSDDLFVTARGGAMTRQAFWQLIKRYALIAGIAPDKLSPHVLRHAFATHLLNHGADLRVVQLLLGHADISTTQIYTHVARERLKSLHAQHHPRG from the coding sequence ATGAATCCCGCTGCACCAGCTGACCTCGCCGAAATCGACCATTTCTGCGACGCCCTCTGGCTGGAAGATGGCCTGGCCAAGGCGACGCTAAACAGCTATCGCTCCGACCTCGGTCGTCTCGCCCTGTGGCTGGCCAACAATGCCCACGAACCTTTGCTCGATCTGCGCGAAACAACGCTGACCGGCTTCATCGCCCATCTGTCGAAGCAGACCCGTGCCAGCTCGCAGGCACGCTACCTGTCCACGCTACGTCGCTTCTACCGCTGGCAGCTTGGCCGTGGCCGCATCGTCACCGACCCGACACTCAAACTGGCCAATCCGAGCCGCCCATCACGCCTACCCAAGGTCATGTCGGAGAAGCAGGTCGAGGCGCTGCTTGATGCGCCCGATCTCGACACCCCGCTCGGCCGGCGCGACCGCGCCATGCTCGAGACCCTCTACGCGACGGGCCTGCGCGTTTCGGAACTGGTCGGACTCCGCCTGCACGAGGTCAGTCTGGCCGACGGGGTGCTGCGCGCCCTCGGCAAGGGCAGCAAGGAAAGGCTGGTGCCGCTCGGCCAGATTGCCATCGATTGGATCCAACGCTACCTCGACGAGACCCGGCCGGAGATCCTCAATGGCCAGCAGAGCGATGACCTGTTCGTCACCGCCCGTGGCGGTGCCATGACCCGTCAGGCCTTCTGGCAACTGATCAAGCGTTATGCCCTGATCGCCGGCATTGCGCCCGACAAACTGTCGCCGCACGTCCTGCGCCACGCCTTCGCCACCCACCTCCTCAACCACGGTGCCGACCTTCGCGTTGTCCAGCTCCTGCTCGGCCACGCCGACATTTCGACCACCCAGATCTACACCCACGTCGCCCGTGAACGCCTCAAGTCCCTGCATGCGCAACATCATCCACGCGGCTAA
- the ybaK gene encoding Cys-tRNA(Pro) deacylase — protein sequence MSKIEHAPETQATKFLKANKVAFSTHLYAYEEHGGTKVSARELNVDEHAVVKTLVFEDENAKPLIVLMHGDCKVSTKELARQIGCKKVEPCKPEVANRHTGFLVGGTSPFGTKKAMPVHIEKTILDLPLIYINGGRRGFLVGVHPHDILRTLKPRVVEAALKG from the coding sequence ATGAGCAAAATCGAGCACGCCCCCGAAACCCAGGCCACCAAGTTCCTCAAGGCGAACAAGGTGGCTTTCTCGACCCATCTCTACGCCTACGAGGAACACGGCGGCACCAAGGTGTCGGCGCGTGAACTCAATGTCGATGAACATGCCGTGGTCAAGACACTGGTCTTCGAGGATGAAAACGCCAAACCGCTGATCGTGCTGATGCACGGCGACTGCAAGGTTTCAACCAAGGAACTGGCACGGCAGATCGGCTGCAAGAAAGTCGAGCCGTGCAAGCCGGAAGTAGCCAACCGCCATACCGGCTTCCTGGTCGGCGGCACCAGCCCCTTCGGCACGAAGAAGGCGATGCCGGTGCATATCGAAAAGACCATCCTCGACCTGCCGCTGATCTACATCAACGGCGGCCGGCGCGGCTTCCTCGTCGGTGTCCATCCGCACGACATCCTGCGCACGCTCAAGCCCAGGGTCGTCGAGGCGGCGCTAAAAGGCTAG
- a CDS encoding MgtC/SapB family protein: MSPLSPEALASYWSAEGVATNIIVFMNLFGALLLGFIVGYERSYHGRAAGMRTYGLVCVASCAVTVIAGYPAAWYGGAALLQTGGAAVPMPDPTRVIQGIVTGVGFLGAGVIMKEGLNISGLTTAASIWTASVIGILVGIGFYFSAILLTLLSATCMMYGSKLEGMLPSRHAITISLHFQPGFIPQENIINRALLGLGYEVAGGSFAICHKNDAQEWRFVAVALGRRLGHPLSAMSGELTTIAGVDSFTIAHARN; the protein is encoded by the coding sequence ATGAGCCCGCTCTCTCCCGAAGCACTGGCAAGCTACTGGTCGGCCGAAGGGGTCGCCACCAACATCATCGTCTTCATGAATCTGTTCGGCGCGCTGCTGCTCGGTTTCATCGTCGGCTATGAACGCTCCTACCACGGTCGTGCCGCCGGCATGCGGACCTACGGCCTGGTCTGCGTCGCCTCCTGCGCCGTTACGGTAATCGCCGGCTATCCCGCTGCCTGGTATGGCGGTGCGGCGCTCCTGCAAACCGGGGGAGCCGCCGTACCCATGCCCGACCCGACCCGGGTCATTCAGGGCATCGTCACCGGTGTTGGTTTCCTCGGCGCTGGTGTCATCATGAAGGAAGGGCTGAACATCAGCGGCCTGACCACCGCTGCCTCGATCTGGACGGCATCGGTGATCGGCATACTGGTCGGCATCGGCTTTTACTTCTCGGCCATCCTGCTCACCCTGCTTTCCGCCACCTGCATGATGTACGGCTCAAAGCTCGAAGGAATGCTGCCATCGCGGCATGCGATCACCATCAGCCTGCACTTCCAGCCCGGGTTCATTCCGCAGGAAAACATCATTAACCGCGCCCTGCTTGGACTCGGTTATGAAGTGGCCGGTGGTTCGTTTGCCATCTGCCACAAGAACGACGCGCAGGAATGGCGCTTCGTCGCAGTTGCCTTGGGACGCCGCCTGGGCCACCCGCTATCCGCCATGTCCGGCGAACTGACGACGATTGCTGGCGTTGATAGTTTTACCATCGCCCACGCCCGCAACTGA
- the dnaG gene encoding DNA primase produces MIPDSFIQDLLARVDIVELVDGYVPLKKAGANYAACCPFHNEKSPSFTVSPTKQFYHCFGCGAHGTAISFVMEYQGLGFVDAVKDLAMRAGMQVPESEGRGFKDEKPGQTRTLIEIMARAAQYYKDQLKASPRAIEYCKKRGLTGEVAARFGMGYAPDGWQNLQEVFPDYNAEELKLAGLVIENEAGRRYDRFRDRLMIPIINPKGDIIAFGGRIIDQGEPKYLNSPETPLFEKGRELFGLPQARQALRETDTAIVTEGYMDVIALSQNGVGNAVATLGTATTATHVTKLLRQVDRIVFCFDGDNAGRKAAWRALENSLEALADNKRLGFIFLPQEDDPDSYIRAHGKEAFDRLVVQAMPLSDFLLRELAQRCDLTSSEGKAQLIYEAKPLLIKLPTPLLRLQLVKRLAEASGFAQGEVERLCELRSYTPAAPARAKRTAPSLTRNLLRIVLHKPQLASQLPIELLPDTPERPALLILHQLVSTNPDASSYAGLREQLRGQPEESMIENAASELLGQPFDEDEADEEFRDTLEKLQEGGQKRAFAELQTKAQQFGVAGLSAAEKLAYIQLLSKQAGRS; encoded by the coding sequence ATGATCCCGGATTCGTTTATCCAGGATTTGCTCGCCCGGGTCGACATCGTCGAGCTGGTGGATGGCTACGTTCCGCTCAAGAAAGCCGGGGCCAACTACGCCGCCTGCTGCCCCTTCCACAACGAAAAGTCCCCGTCCTTTACGGTCAGCCCGACCAAACAGTTCTATCACTGCTTCGGTTGCGGCGCCCATGGCACGGCGATCAGCTTCGTCATGGAATACCAGGGGCTGGGCTTCGTTGATGCCGTCAAGGATCTCGCCATGCGCGCCGGCATGCAGGTGCCGGAAAGCGAAGGACGCGGCTTCAAGGATGAAAAGCCGGGCCAGACCAGAACGCTGATCGAGATCATGGCGCGCGCCGCCCAGTACTACAAGGATCAGCTCAAGGCTTCACCGCGGGCCATCGAATACTGCAAGAAACGAGGCCTGACCGGGGAAGTCGCGGCCCGCTTTGGCATGGGCTACGCCCCGGACGGCTGGCAGAATCTGCAGGAAGTTTTCCCCGACTACAACGCCGAAGAACTCAAGCTGGCCGGACTGGTCATTGAAAACGAGGCAGGTCGGCGCTACGACCGATTCCGTGATCGCCTGATGATTCCCATCATCAATCCCAAGGGCGACATCATCGCCTTCGGCGGGCGCATCATCGACCAGGGCGAACCGAAATATCTCAATTCGCCGGAAACCCCTCTTTTCGAAAAGGGCCGCGAACTGTTTGGCCTGCCACAGGCCCGCCAGGCCCTGCGCGAGACCGACACGGCCATTGTCACTGAAGGCTACATGGACGTCATCGCCCTGTCCCAGAACGGTGTCGGCAATGCCGTCGCGACGCTGGGCACGGCGACAACAGCGACCCACGTTACCAAACTGCTGCGCCAGGTTGACCGCATCGTCTTCTGTTTTGACGGCGACAACGCCGGGCGCAAGGCGGCGTGGCGGGCGCTCGAAAACTCCCTCGAGGCCCTCGCCGACAACAAGCGTCTCGGCTTCATCTTCCTGCCCCAGGAGGACGACCCGGACAGCTATATCCGCGCCCACGGCAAGGAAGCCTTCGACCGCCTGGTGGTCCAGGCCATGCCGCTTTCCGACTTCCTTCTGCGCGAACTGGCTCAACGCTGCGACCTGACCAGTTCCGAAGGCAAGGCACAATTGATCTACGAAGCCAAGCCGCTACTGATCAAGCTGCCAACGCCACTGCTCCGCCTGCAGCTGGTCAAGCGCCTGGCCGAAGCCAGTGGCTTTGCCCAGGGCGAAGTCGAGCGCCTGTGCGAGTTGCGCTCCTACACGCCGGCCGCGCCAGCCCGGGCGAAACGCACGGCACCGTCGCTGACCCGCAACCTGCTGCGCATCGTGTTGCACAAACCGCAACTGGCCAGCCAGCTCCCCATCGAACTGCTGCCCGATACGCCGGAACGCCCAGCCCTGCTGATCCTGCACCAGCTCGTCAGCACCAACCCCGACGCCAGCAGCTATGCCGGCCTGCGCGAACAGCTGCGCGGCCAGCCGGAGGAAAGCATGATTGAAAACGCCGCCTCGGAACTTCTCGGCCAACCGTTTGACGAAGATGAAGCCGACGAAGAGTTTCGCGACACGCTGGAAAAGTTGCAGGAAGGCGGCCAGAAACGCGCCTTTGCCGAGCTACAGACGAAAGCCCAGCAATTCGGCGTAGCCGGACTCAGCGCGGCAGAAAAACTGGCCTACATACAGCTGCTCAGCAAACAAGCTGGACGTAGCTAA
- a CDS encoding dihydroneopterin aldolase — translation MDIIFLEELRAETWIGIYPREKAMPQTVEISLQIGVSTASAGASDDIRDTVDYAVVVERLRADLAAVHFNLIEALAEHVATYVLETFAVHWVRVSVAKLGMMPGVKRVGVIIERSL, via the coding sequence ATGGACATTATTTTCCTCGAAGAACTGCGCGCCGAAACGTGGATAGGCATCTATCCGCGCGAGAAAGCCATGCCCCAGACGGTCGAGATCTCACTGCAGATCGGCGTGTCGACGGCCTCGGCCGGGGCCAGCGACGATATTCGCGATACCGTCGATTACGCTGTGGTCGTGGAGCGCTTGCGGGCGGACTTGGCCGCCGTTCACTTCAATCTGATCGAGGCTCTGGCAGAACATGTGGCAACGTATGTGCTGGAAACCTTCGCCGTACATTGGGTTCGCGTTTCGGTGGCCAAACTCGGCATGATGCCGGGCGTCAAGCGCGTCGGCGTCATCATCGAGCGTTCGCTCTAG